In a genomic window of Clavelina lepadiformis chromosome 7, kaClaLepa1.1, whole genome shotgun sequence:
- the LOC143465682 gene encoding uncharacterized protein LOC143465682 yields the protein MGYHKASKEYGVPKTTLIRRVQGDNINATGSKKGLGRFHSTFSEAQEKELVAHVLELERRFFGVTRKHLESLAFELAEKNHIKHRFNMEKRLAGADWVSGFLQRNPQLSLCTPEPTSAARARGLNHVSVGKFFALLGEVMDLHHFKHHNVFNVDETGITTVQTKQSKVLALKGKRQVGSITSAERGTVMKWLFVVP from the coding sequence ATGGGCTACCATAAAGCAAGCAAAGAGTATGGAGTTCCCAAAACGACACTCATAAGAAGGGTCCAAGGAGATAATATTAATGCTACTGGGAGCAAAAAGGGACTTGGAAGGTTTCATTCCACATTTTCCGAAGCCCAAGAAAAAGAGTTAGTTGCACATGTGCTCGAACTTGAGCGGCGATTCTTTGGGGTCACTAGGAAACATCTCGAATCACTTGCATTTGAATTGGcagaaaaaaatcatattAAGCACAGGTTCAACATGGAAAAGAGACTTGCTGGTGCTGATTGGGTAAGTGGATTTCTTCAACGCAATCCACAATTAAGCCTTTGCACCCCAGAGCCTACATCTGCTGCTCGTGCTAGAGGGCTTAATCATGTGAGCGTCGGCAAGTTTTTTGCTCTCTTGGGAGAAGTGATGGACTTGCATCATTTTAAGCATCACAATGTGTTCAACGTCGACGAAACTGGAATTACTACAGTTCAGACAAAGCAATCCAAGGTGCTTGCGTTGAAGGGGAAAAGGCAGGTTGGAAGTATTACCTCAGCAGAAAGAGGcactgtaatgaaatggttgtttgtcgtaccttaa